From a single Pseudophryne corroboree isolate aPseCor3 chromosome 6, aPseCor3.hap2, whole genome shotgun sequence genomic region:
- the MAP2K7 gene encoding dual specificity mitogen-activated protein kinase kinase 7 isoform X1 gives MAASSLEQKLSRLEAKLKQENREARRRIELEISPQRARPIILITLSPTPAPSQRAALQLPLANDGHTRPDNPSHHHSSVPVRPRNMLNLPQTNYLSQRSLESTEIDLKLQEIIKQTGFLLIEGQKYQADINDLENLGEIGSGTCGQVWKMRFKKTGHIIAVKQMRRSGNKEENKRILMDLDVVLKSHDCPYIVQCYGTFITNTDVFIAMELMGTCAEKLKKRIQGPIPECILGKMTVAIVNALYYLKEKHGVIHRDVKPSNILLDCNGQIKLCDFGISGRLVDSKAKTRSAGCAAYMAPERIDPPDPTKPDYDIRADVWSLGISLVELATGQFPYKNCKTDFEVLTKVLQEEPPVLPHNMGFSSLFQSFVKDCLTKDHRKRPKYNKLLEHPFLRRYETQEVDVASWFQDVMAQTESPRSSTLLSPQNLPFFGR, from the exons ATGGCGGCGTCCTCCCTGGAACAGAAACTCTCCCGTCTGGAGGCGAAACTGAAGCAGGAAAACAGGGAGGCGAGGCGGAGGATTGAGCTGGAGATCAGTCCGCAGCGTGCCCGGCCTA TTATTCTCATCACTCTAAGCCCCACGCCCGCTCCATCCCAGCGAGCAG CCTTACAACTCCCTCTTGCCAATGATGGACACACTCGTCCTGACAACCCCTCCCACCACCACTCTTCAGTGCCAGTCCGGCCGCGGAATATGCTGAACCTGCCCCAAACCAACTACCTGTCGCAGCGAAGCTTGGAGAG TACTGAAATTGATCTCAAGCTGCAAGAAATTATTAAACAGACTGGGTTTCTATTAATCGAGGGGCAG AAGTACCAGGCGGACATCAATGATCTGGAGAATTTGGGGGAAATTGGCAGTGGGACTTGCGGACAAGTCTGGAAAATGAGATTTAAGAAGACTGGGCATATCATTGCTGTTAAG CAAATGCGGCGCTCTGGTAACAAGGAGGAGAACAAACGGATCCTAATGGACTTAGATGTTGTTCTGAAGAGTCACGATTGTCCATACATTGTTCAGTGTTACGGCACTTTTATCACAAAT ACAGACGTGTTTATAGCCATGGAGCTGATGGGAACGTGTGCAGAAAAGCTGAAGAAGAGGATCCAGGGGCCCATCCCAGAGTGCATTTTGGGAAAGATGACTGTAGCG ATTGTGAATGCTTTATATTATTTGAAAGAAAAGCACGGTGTTATACACAGGGACGTGAAGCCCTCCAACATATTGCTGGATTGCAATGGACAGATAAAACTATGTGACTTTGGAATAAGTGGGCGACTTGTGGATTCCAAGGCCAAAACCAGGAGTGCCGGATGTGCTGCTTATATGGCG CCTGAGAGAATTGACCCTCCAGATCCAACCAAACCAGACTACGACATCAGAGCAGATGTCTGGAGTCTCGGAATCTCATTG GTGGAGTTGGCGACAGGACAGTTCCCTTACAAAAACTGCAAGACTGATTTTGAAGTGCTCACCAAAGTCCTCCAAGAGGAACCCCCAGTCCTCCCTCACAATATGGGGTTTTCTTCTCTCTTCCAGTCTTTTGTCAAGGACTG TCTCACTAAGGATCACAGAAAGAGGCCAAAGTACAATAAGCTTCTG GAGCACCCGTTCTTGCGTCGGTATGAGACTCAGGAGGTGGATGTAGCCTCTTGGTTTCAGGATGTCATGGCTCAGACCGAGTCTCCAAGGAGCAGCACTCTCCTTAGCCCTCAAAACCTCCCTTTCTTTGGCAGGTAG
- the MAP2K7 gene encoding dual specificity mitogen-activated protein kinase kinase 7 isoform X2 — MAASSLEQKLSRLEAKLKQENREARRRIELEISPQRARPTLQLPLANDGHTRPDNPSHHHSSVPVRPRNMLNLPQTNYLSQRSLESTEIDLKLQEIIKQTGFLLIEGQKYQADINDLENLGEIGSGTCGQVWKMRFKKTGHIIAVKQMRRSGNKEENKRILMDLDVVLKSHDCPYIVQCYGTFITNTDVFIAMELMGTCAEKLKKRIQGPIPECILGKMTVAIVNALYYLKEKHGVIHRDVKPSNILLDCNGQIKLCDFGISGRLVDSKAKTRSAGCAAYMAPERIDPPDPTKPDYDIRADVWSLGISLVELATGQFPYKNCKTDFEVLTKVLQEEPPVLPHNMGFSSLFQSFVKDCLTKDHRKRPKYNKLLEHPFLRRYETQEVDVASWFQDVMAQTESPRSSTLLSPQNLPFFGR, encoded by the exons ATGGCGGCGTCCTCCCTGGAACAGAAACTCTCCCGTCTGGAGGCGAAACTGAAGCAGGAAAACAGGGAGGCGAGGCGGAGGATTGAGCTGGAGATCAGTCCGCAGCGTGCCCGGCCTA CCTTACAACTCCCTCTTGCCAATGATGGACACACTCGTCCTGACAACCCCTCCCACCACCACTCTTCAGTGCCAGTCCGGCCGCGGAATATGCTGAACCTGCCCCAAACCAACTACCTGTCGCAGCGAAGCTTGGAGAG TACTGAAATTGATCTCAAGCTGCAAGAAATTATTAAACAGACTGGGTTTCTATTAATCGAGGGGCAG AAGTACCAGGCGGACATCAATGATCTGGAGAATTTGGGGGAAATTGGCAGTGGGACTTGCGGACAAGTCTGGAAAATGAGATTTAAGAAGACTGGGCATATCATTGCTGTTAAG CAAATGCGGCGCTCTGGTAACAAGGAGGAGAACAAACGGATCCTAATGGACTTAGATGTTGTTCTGAAGAGTCACGATTGTCCATACATTGTTCAGTGTTACGGCACTTTTATCACAAAT ACAGACGTGTTTATAGCCATGGAGCTGATGGGAACGTGTGCAGAAAAGCTGAAGAAGAGGATCCAGGGGCCCATCCCAGAGTGCATTTTGGGAAAGATGACTGTAGCG ATTGTGAATGCTTTATATTATTTGAAAGAAAAGCACGGTGTTATACACAGGGACGTGAAGCCCTCCAACATATTGCTGGATTGCAATGGACAGATAAAACTATGTGACTTTGGAATAAGTGGGCGACTTGTGGATTCCAAGGCCAAAACCAGGAGTGCCGGATGTGCTGCTTATATGGCG CCTGAGAGAATTGACCCTCCAGATCCAACCAAACCAGACTACGACATCAGAGCAGATGTCTGGAGTCTCGGAATCTCATTG GTGGAGTTGGCGACAGGACAGTTCCCTTACAAAAACTGCAAGACTGATTTTGAAGTGCTCACCAAAGTCCTCCAAGAGGAACCCCCAGTCCTCCCTCACAATATGGGGTTTTCTTCTCTCTTCCAGTCTTTTGTCAAGGACTG TCTCACTAAGGATCACAGAAAGAGGCCAAAGTACAATAAGCTTCTG GAGCACCCGTTCTTGCGTCGGTATGAGACTCAGGAGGTGGATGTAGCCTCTTGGTTTCAGGATGTCATGGCTCAGACCGAGTCTCCAAGGAGCAGCACTCTCCTTAGCCCTCAAAACCTCCCTTTCTTTGGCAGGTAG